The following are from one region of the Magallana gigas chromosome 6, xbMagGiga1.1, whole genome shotgun sequence genome:
- the LOC105328417 gene encoding uncharacterized protein isoform X2, with protein MKNTDFSLIKRPDVSSNNGAKLVLLYGWLNASQRAVQRFVNLYHESGYDVLYIPGRVIQFAWPPLSMKLARQVLATVSELGHYEHLLCHAISIGAYNHTSCMILLQENPTMFQSFRSRLRGVIFDSLTLGSTKRMISGVRHGLSQNPLVQSLIPRLLSVYLCVTYKYTLNFFEKGVQLFQDSPLQVPTLFVYSRDDPMCDADLVDAIIKNWRENLKMTVSFICWTKSKHAMHLKTNTEDYKKAFSDFMDCVARHWEDTICKSKL; from the coding sequence ATGAAAAACACGGATTTTTCACTCATCAAGCGCCCAGACGTCAGTTCAAACAATGGCGCCAAACTTGTGTTGTTATATGGATGGCTGAACGCCAGTCAGCGCGCTGTGCAGCGCTTCGTCAATTTGTATCACGAGTCAGGCTACGACGTGCTTTATATTCCTGGGCGCGTGATCCAGTTTGCATGGCCCCCGCTGTCGATGAAGCTAGCCCGGCAGGTGCTCGCTACGGTCAGCGAACTTGGGCACTACGAGCACCTGCTCTGCCACGCCATCTCTATCGGCGCCTACAACCATACCAGTTGCATGATACTCCTACAGGAGAACCCAACGATGTTCCAATCCTTCAGGAGTCGTCTCCGTGGGGTCATCTTTGACAGCCTGACCCTGGGGTCCACGAAGCGCATGATTTCCGGCGTCAGGCACGGTCTGTCCCAGAACCCCCTGGTGCAGTCCCTCATCCCTCGCCtcctgtctgtctatctgtgtGTAACCTACAAATATACTCTCAATTTTTTTGAGAAAGGAGTGCAGCTTTTTCAGGACTCTCCCTTACAGGTGCCGACTTTGTTCGTGTATAGCCGAGATGATCCAATGTGTGATGCTGACCTGGTGGATGCCATTATCAAAAATTGGcgggaaaatttgaaaatgacaGTATCGTTTATATGTTGGACGAAATCTAAGCACGCGATGCATTTAAAAACCAATACAGAAGACTATAAAAAGGCTTTTAGTGATTTTATGGACTGTGTAGCTCGACACTGGGAGGATACCATTTGTAAATCGAAGCTGTAA
- the LOC105328417 gene encoding uncharacterized protein isoform X1 → MTIVYNLSRGLASTQSYRGYSEVIESTMKNTDFSLIKRPDVSSNNGAKLVLLYGWLNASQRAVQRFVNLYHESGYDVLYIPGRVIQFAWPPLSMKLARQVLATVSELGHYEHLLCHAISIGAYNHTSCMILLQENPTMFQSFRSRLRGVIFDSLTLGSTKRMISGVRHGLSQNPLVQSLIPRLLSVYLCVTYKYTLNFFEKGVQLFQDSPLQVPTLFVYSRDDPMCDADLVDAIIKNWRENLKMTVSFICWTKSKHAMHLKTNTEDYKKAFSDFMDCVARHWEDTICKSKL, encoded by the coding sequence CTACAGTGAGGTCATTGAGTCTACTATGAAAAACACGGATTTTTCACTCATCAAGCGCCCAGACGTCAGTTCAAACAATGGCGCCAAACTTGTGTTGTTATATGGATGGCTGAACGCCAGTCAGCGCGCTGTGCAGCGCTTCGTCAATTTGTATCACGAGTCAGGCTACGACGTGCTTTATATTCCTGGGCGCGTGATCCAGTTTGCATGGCCCCCGCTGTCGATGAAGCTAGCCCGGCAGGTGCTCGCTACGGTCAGCGAACTTGGGCACTACGAGCACCTGCTCTGCCACGCCATCTCTATCGGCGCCTACAACCATACCAGTTGCATGATACTCCTACAGGAGAACCCAACGATGTTCCAATCCTTCAGGAGTCGTCTCCGTGGGGTCATCTTTGACAGCCTGACCCTGGGGTCCACGAAGCGCATGATTTCCGGCGTCAGGCACGGTCTGTCCCAGAACCCCCTGGTGCAGTCCCTCATCCCTCGCCtcctgtctgtctatctgtgtGTAACCTACAAATATACTCTCAATTTTTTTGAGAAAGGAGTGCAGCTTTTTCAGGACTCTCCCTTACAGGTGCCGACTTTGTTCGTGTATAGCCGAGATGATCCAATGTGTGATGCTGACCTGGTGGATGCCATTATCAAAAATTGGcgggaaaatttgaaaatgacaGTATCGTTTATATGTTGGACGAAATCTAAGCACGCGATGCATTTAAAAACCAATACAGAAGACTATAAAAAGGCTTTTAGTGATTTTATGGACTGTGTAGCTCGACACTGGGAGGATACCATTTGTAAATCGAAGCTGTAA
- the LOC105328416 gene encoding RNA-binding protein MEX3B produces the protein MLGIINQTTTKMPANMFSEVNANQIPEDHRALQLAFELSVLRMNGDEEVPNLASSTMDSETARKRSANMTECVPVPSSEHVAEIVGRQGCKIKALRAKTNTYIKTPVRGEEPVFVVTGRKEDVAMAKREILSAAEHFSQIRASRRNSSVSSSSSVTTPGPNGPPSPSTPGQVTIQVRVPYRVVGLVVGPKGATIKRIQQQTHTYIVTPSRDKEPVFEVTGLPENVDKAKLEIESHIAIRTGGVIDGQNEDDFQTNGIETGLHELHGSSDIFGFSKVHNGLNALNNFHNLQNGNGLHNGDTNIFNFPTVNGSKIGDFSLGNMIGTFNGFGSFDNDEGLGGSPSFDPFLPSHSVWSDVDNSCQSCVFTTSSANHPRGPSSLGNSTPRQMSPSITDSPTSSSNGNSSSNPPSPPLNNLLEGIHGNTGLLKTSMNGTQGFPHTSVVMEMGLTTSFSPAITTSSLEKSPGGVSIPVQVPMVNGRPRRQCLMCSDSEIVAALVPCGHNLFCMECANLIVEKPARERICPVCNQTISQAMRIIFS, from the exons ATGCTTGGCATTATCAACCAGACAACCACCAAGATGCCAGCTAACATGTTCTCGGAGGTAAATGCAAACCAAATACCCGAAGACCACCGCGCACTGCAACTTGCATTCGAGCTCTCGGTGCTGCGGATGAACGGGGATGAAGAGGTTCCAAATCTAGCATCATCAACTATGGATTCTGAAACGGCGAGAAAGAGAAGTGCAAACATGACGGAATGTGTGCCAGTCCCAAGTTCGGAACATGTGGCCGAAATAGTCGGAAGACAAG GATGCAAGATTAAAGCCTTGAGAGCCAAAACCAACACATACATCAAGACTCCCGTCCGTGGGGAGGAACCGGTGTTTGTAGTGACGGGCCGAAAGGAAGATGTCGCCATGGCGAAACGAGAAATTCTATCAGCAGCCGAACATTTCAGCCAAATTAGGGCATCTCGCAGAAACAGCAGCGTGTCCAGTTCCTCCTCTGTGACCACCCCCGGGCCCAACGGACCACCCAGCCCCAGCACACCTGGCCAGGTAACGATCCAGGTACGAGTGCCCTACCGTGTGGTCGGTCTAGTAGTGGGACCCAAAGGAGCCACCATCAAGCGGATCCAGCAGCAGACACACACCTACATCGTGACCCCGAGCCGCGACAAGGAACCAGTATTTGAAGTAACCGGACTACCAGAAAATGTGGACAAGGCCAAACTAGAAATCGAAAGCCACATTGCCATCCGCACAGGGGGAGTGATTGACGGACAGAATGAAGACGACTTTCAAACAAATGGCATCGAAACAGGCCTTCATGAGCTGCATGGAAGCAGTGACATATTTGGATTCAGCAAAGTGCACAATGGACTGAatgctttaaataattttcacaaTCTTCAGAATGGGAATGGACTTCACAATGGTGACaccaacattttcaattttccgACAGTCAATGGATCCAAGATTGGTGATTTCTCTTTGGGAAATATGATTGGAACCTTCAATGGCTTCGGAAGTTTTGACAACGATGAGGGTCTTGGTGGTTCCCCCTCCTTTGATCCTTTCCTTCCCTCCCACTCGGTGTGGTCGGACGTCGACAACTCCTGTCAGTCCTGTGTCTTCACCACCAGTTCTGCAAATCACCCCCGCGGTCCAAGTAGCCTCGGAAACAGCACTCCGAGACAGATGTCCCCCTCCATCACAGACTCGCCCACCAGTTCATCCAATGGGAACTCAAGCAGCAATCCCCCATCGCCCCCGCTTAACAACCTCCTGGAAGGTATCCATGGAAACACTGGCTTGCTCAAGACATCAATGAACGGGACCCAGGGTTTTCCCCACACCTCTGTCGTCATGGAAATGGGGCTGACCACCAGCTTCTCACCTGCCATCACCACATCGTCCCTGGAGAAATCCCCCGGGGGCGTCTCCATTCCTGTGCAGGTACCCATGGTAAACGGTCGCCCGAGACGTCAATGTTTAATGTGTTCAGATAGTGAAATCGTGGCCGCTCTTGTTCCTTGTGGCCACAATCTCTTTTGCATGGAATGTGCAAATTTAATCGTGGAGAAACCCGCGAGGGAGAGAATTTGTCCCGTGTGCAACCAAACCATTTCTCAGGCAATGCGCATCATATTCTCTTAG